In Vigna angularis cultivar LongXiaoDou No.4 chromosome 8, ASM1680809v1, whole genome shotgun sequence, one DNA window encodes the following:
- the LOC108344974 gene encoding carboxylesterase 1, which yields MSNETIDSRLQIRPNPDGTFTISSETIDPYQRLQIQPNPDGTFTRLNNVTIPHTAPSSDPSLPISVLTKDIAINPHNHTWLRLFLPRTLLSSSNPNKLPLILFFHGSGFVLLSAASSVFHDFCVQIADSAQAIVASVDYRLAPEHRLPAAYDDGAEALRWIGNCEDEWLRQYADYSNCYLMGNSAGATIAYQTGLRAVEEVNDLDRVKIQGLILRQPFFGGVQRTESELRLQNNPLIPLSVSDSMWELALPTGADRDHEYCTVRAGNAVEKFEKMKELGWRVLVSGNNGDPLVDRDKELVQLMEEKGVKVVKDFQEEGCHGVELFDPLKGNQFIDLVKHFINPICV from the exons ATGTCCAACGAAACCATTGACTCCCGCCTCCAAATCCGCCCCAATCCCGACGGCACCTTCACCATCTCCAGCGAAACCATTGACCCCTACCAACGCCTCCAAATCCAGCCCAACCCCGATGGTACCTTCACGCGCCTCAACAATGTCACTATTCCACACACCGCACCCTCTTCAGACCCCTCTCTTCCCATTTCAGTTCTCACCAAAGACATCGCCATCAACCCACACAACCACACATGGCTGCGCTTATTCCTGCCACGCACACTACTCTCCTCTTCCAATCCCAACAAGCTTCCTCTCATCCTTTTCTTTCACGGAAGCGGATTCGTGCTGCTCAGTGCAGCTTCCTCCGTCTTCCATGATTTCTGCGTCCAAATCGCCGATTCCGCTCAGGCCATTGTGGCCTCCGTCGACTACCGTCTTGCGCCAGAGCACCGACTTCCGGCGGCCTACGACGATGGCGCCGAAGCACTGCGGTGGATCGGAAACTGCGAAGATGAGTGGTTGCGTCAATACGCTGATTATTCGAACTGTTATCTTATGGGGAATAGCGCTGGGGCAACTATCGCTTACCAGACAG GTCTACGTGCAGTTGAAGAGGTGAATGATCTTGATCGAGTGAAAATCCAAGGGTTGATTTTGCGTCAACCATTCTTTGGTGGAGTGCAGAGGACAGAGTCGGAGTTAAGGCTTCAGAATAACCCACTCATTCCTCTGAGTGTTTCGGATTCGATGTGGGAGTTGGCTCTGCCAACTGGTGCTGATCGTGACCATGAATATTGCACTGTAAGGGCTGGAAATGCGGTTGAGAAATTTGAGAAGATGAAGGAGCTTGGTTGGAGAGTGCTCGTGAGTGGCAACAATGGTGACCCATTGGTGGATCGTGATAAGGAGTTGGTGCAATTGATGGAAGAAAAAGGGGTGAAAGTGGTGAAGGATTTTCAAGAAGAAGGCTGCCATGGAGTTGAACTCTTTGACCCATTGAAAGGAAACCAGTTCATTGATTTGGTTAAACATTTCATTAACCCAATCTGTGTTTAG